From the Ferrigenium kumadai genome, one window contains:
- a CDS encoding acetate/propionate family kinase: MTTILTINSGSSSLKAELFMEDGTRRPFRYLHIGRGGPKDHAAAFDALLSDLGNVRPAAVGHRFVHGGDVDVQARLADDAERARLGALVPLAPLHLPGNLMGLDLCRERFGVPQVVCFDTAFHATMPETARRLPIPRETGLRRYGFHGLNYAHVADVLPSLIGDAAYGRVVVAHLGSGASLCLMEGLRSVDTTMGYTPAGGIVMGTRSGDLDPGVMLELSRRYDEKTLSDMVFHRMGLLALSDGESSEMSVLLNSDSEVARFAVQCFCRQVRAAIGALAAKAGGIDALVFTAGIGEHSSEVREWVCEPLGFLGFVLDGAANRAHATMLQASHSKPVLRIPADEERTIFRLTREQCLTGQ; encoded by the coding sequence ATGACTACCATTCTCACCATCAACAGCGGCTCGTCCAGCCTCAAGGCCGAGTTGTTCATGGAGGACGGCACGCGCCGCCCCTTCCGTTATCTGCATATCGGGCGCGGCGGCCCGAAGGATCATGCGGCAGCCTTCGATGCGTTGCTGTCGGATTTGGGGAATGTTCGGCCCGCCGCCGTCGGACACCGCTTCGTGCACGGAGGCGATGTCGACGTGCAGGCCAGGCTGGCGGACGATGCGGAGCGCGCACGACTAGGCGCGCTGGTGCCGCTCGCGCCGCTGCACTTGCCCGGCAACCTCATGGGACTGGACCTGTGCCGCGAACGCTTCGGCGTGCCGCAAGTCGTCTGCTTCGACACCGCCTTCCACGCAACCATGCCGGAAACGGCAAGGCGGCTGCCCATTCCGCGGGAGACCGGATTGCGCCGCTACGGTTTTCACGGACTGAATTATGCGCATGTGGCCGATGTGTTACCGTCGCTGATCGGCGATGCCGCCTATGGCCGGGTGGTGGTGGCTCATCTGGGAAGCGGCGCCAGCCTCTGTCTGATGGAAGGATTGCGTTCGGTGGATACCACGATGGGCTATACCCCTGCGGGCGGCATCGTGATGGGAACGCGCAGCGGCGACCTCGATCCCGGCGTGATGCTGGAACTGTCGCGTCGGTACGACGAGAAGACGCTGTCCGACATGGTGTTCCACCGCATGGGTTTGCTGGCATTGTCCGATGGAGAGAGCAGCGAGATGTCGGTGTTGCTCAACAGTGACAGCGAGGTGGCGCGTTTCGCCGTGCAGTGTTTCTGTCGCCAGGTGCGCGCGGCCATCGGCGCGCTGGCGGCCAAGGCGGGCGGCATCGATGCCTTGGTGTTCACTGCGGGCATTGGCGAACACTCCAGCGAGGTGCGCGAATGGGTATGTGAGCCGCTGGGCTTCCTCGGGTTCGTGCTGGACGGGGCGGCCAACCGTGCACACGCGACGATGCTGCAGGCCTCTCACTCCAAACCCGTGCTGCGGATCCCCGCGGACGAGGAACGTACCATCTTCAGGTTGACACGGGAACAGTGCTTGACCGGGCAATGA
- a CDS encoding response regulator: MKILVVDDDRRIVKTTCDILKVKGHEPVGAYSGEEGVEIVRSDLPDCVLMDIKMPGINGVEALKQMKQIAPALPVVLVSAYATDDLMEEAKRAGAYAVLSKPLNFPIILSFLSLLDKEESILVVDDDPDFCKTLKDVLTLKGLQVETETEPKSVMGHLDGNYRLAIVLLDLKLGEVNGVEVLKEIQAKYPGKPVVLITGYRKEMADSIEQARKIGAYTCLYKPFEMDDLFRLIEEIRLKKLQSLLVSA; the protein is encoded by the coding sequence ATGAAGATTCTGGTGGTGGACGACGACCGTCGTATCGTGAAGACGACTTGCGACATCCTGAAAGTCAAAGGGCATGAGCCTGTCGGTGCCTACTCGGGAGAGGAGGGGGTAGAGATAGTCAGGAGCGATTTGCCGGATTGCGTCCTGATGGACATCAAGATGCCCGGCATCAACGGTGTCGAAGCTCTGAAACAGATGAAACAGATCGCCCCCGCGCTACCTGTCGTCCTGGTCAGCGCCTACGCGACAGACGATCTCATGGAAGAGGCGAAACGAGCCGGCGCCTATGCGGTGCTGAGCAAGCCGCTCAACTTTCCCATCATCCTTTCCTTTCTTTCACTGCTGGACAAGGAGGAAAGCATCCTGGTCGTGGACGACGACCCCGACTTTTGCAAGACGCTGAAGGATGTCCTGACCCTGAAAGGCCTTCAGGTCGAAACGGAAACCGAGCCGAAGAGTGTGATGGGACACCTGGATGGAAACTACAGGCTGGCCATCGTTCTGCTCGACCTCAAGTTGGGAGAGGTGAACGGTGTGGAAGTGCTGAAGGAGATACAGGCCAAGTATCCGGGCAAGCCGGTGGTGCTGATAACCGGCTACCGCAAGGAAATGGCGGATTCGATCGAACAGGCGCGCAAGATCGGGGCCTACACCTGTCTGTACAAGCCGTTCGAGATGGACGACTTGTTCCGGCTGATCGAGGAGATCCGGCTCAAGAAACTGCAGAGTTTGCTGGTGTCGGCATAG
- a CDS encoding PAS domain S-box protein has product MRNMRTGYAEAWKRLVTAKAGNEEEARLGRLFNTLMVISTGIVVALSAVFLLMQPLGLLSARVSWTAAAFPLAFVPLSIFCLVQARRGHVRPMVLIYSWVNLIAIGVAAWLFDGVYSPAWPLFIWTITVAGVLLAPEYALWMTGGVVSYFMLLLLATQWGVYTPVLTFGGGREFVHMSFLLIMLVSTVGLLTYLNMRSLRDALERLHKEIAGRKRTEEYLRQSEAQFRSIFENVDDIIYTLEADGTFSSISPSCERMLGWRPDEWMGRPFPLVVHPDDLPFMQELFMKAQAGEPLPVFQVRIQTKAGGYLEAEIAANPIRRGDSLVILGVVRDISERKRMEEAIRKLNEELEIKVQERTHQLLEAQEELVRKEKLAVLGQVAGSVGHELRNPLGVMSNAVYFLQTVLADADQGVKDYLKIIENEISGAERIVSDLLDSVRTKPPQPGAVEVAELIEQTLHKLPIPSSVAVQLDIPAALPPLLVDALQIQQVLRNLVSNSIEAMPNGGALEIRAIADEGGKNVTVSVRDSGCGMTAEQQGKLFQPLFTTKERGIGLGLVVVKNLTQANGGRVEVQSEVGKGTLFSITLPSESSAVAAE; this is encoded by the coding sequence ATGAGAAACATGCGGACAGGATACGCCGAGGCATGGAAACGCTTGGTCACCGCAAAGGCCGGAAACGAGGAGGAGGCACGCCTGGGGCGGTTGTTCAATACCCTGATGGTGATCAGCACCGGAATCGTTGTTGCGCTGTCGGCGGTCTTTCTGCTGATGCAGCCTCTCGGCTTGCTCAGTGCGCGAGTGAGCTGGACGGCGGCAGCTTTCCCGCTGGCCTTTGTTCCGCTGTCCATCTTCTGTCTGGTGCAGGCACGGCGCGGCCATGTCCGGCCGATGGTGTTGATCTACAGCTGGGTCAACCTGATTGCCATCGGTGTTGCGGCCTGGCTGTTCGACGGTGTCTATTCCCCGGCCTGGCCTCTGTTCATTTGGACCATCACTGTCGCCGGCGTATTGTTGGCACCGGAATACGCGCTGTGGATGACCGGCGGAGTAGTGTCGTACTTCATGTTGTTGCTGCTCGCCACCCAATGGGGCGTTTACACCCCGGTACTTACTTTCGGGGGCGGACGCGAGTTCGTCCACATGTCATTCCTGCTGATCATGCTGGTCTCTACCGTCGGGCTGCTGACTTATCTGAACATGCGCAGCCTGCGGGATGCGCTGGAGCGCCTTCATAAGGAGATCGCCGGACGCAAGCGGACAGAGGAATATCTGCGCCAAAGCGAGGCGCAGTTCCGCAGCATTTTCGAGAATGTCGACGACATCATCTATACCCTCGAGGCCGATGGCACTTTTTCTTCCATCAGCCCGTCCTGCGAACGGATGCTCGGGTGGCGGCCGGACGAGTGGATGGGCCGCCCGTTTCCGCTTGTCGTTCACCCGGACGATCTGCCTTTCATGCAGGAGTTGTTCATGAAGGCGCAAGCGGGAGAGCCGCTGCCTGTTTTTCAGGTGCGCATCCAGACGAAGGCCGGTGGCTATCTGGAGGCGGAGATCGCGGCCAACCCGATTCGCCGTGGCGATTCCCTCGTCATTCTCGGGGTGGTGCGCGACATCTCCGAACGCAAGCGGATGGAAGAGGCGATCCGAAAATTGAACGAAGAACTGGAGATCAAGGTTCAGGAACGCACCCACCAATTGCTGGAAGCGCAAGAAGAACTTGTGCGCAAGGAGAAACTCGCCGTGCTGGGGCAGGTGGCGGGCAGCGTGGGGCACGAATTGCGCAATCCGCTCGGAGTAATGAGCAATGCCGTATATTTTTTGCAGACTGTGCTTGCCGATGCAGACCAGGGCGTGAAGGACTACCTGAAGATCATTGAAAACGAGATATCCGGTGCAGAGCGCATCGTGTCTGACCTGCTCGACTCGGTGCGCACCAAACCGCCACAGCCGGGAGCGGTCGAGGTCGCAGAGTTGATCGAGCAGACGCTACATAAACTTCCCATCCCTTCCTCCGTCGCGGTTCAGCTGGACATCCCGGCGGCACTGCCGCCTCTGCTGGTGGACGCCCTGCAGATTCAGCAGGTGTTGCGCAACCTGGTCAGCAACAGCATCGAAGCCATGCCGAATGGCGGAGCACTGGAAATTCGGGCCATAGCTGACGAAGGAGGAAAAAATGTGACCGTCAGCGTCCGCGACAGCGGCTGCGGTATGACAGCGGAGCAGCAGGGCAAACTGTTCCAGCCGCTGTTCACCACCAAGGAGCGCGGCATCGGCCTGGGACTAGTGGTGGTAAAGAACTTGACGCAGGCCAACGGTGGGAGGGTGGAGGTTCAGAGCGAAGTGGGCAAAGGCACCCTGTTCTCCATTACTTTGCCGAGTGAAAGTTCGGCGGTGGCGGCGGAATGA
- a CDS encoding two-component system sensor histidine kinase NtrB has translation MNEILRQALKRLVQYLLKLGMLQLTVLFVTVAVLFSMAIVLVIDLSWDGRLNAELEFAGVVTPFFDALLIVGLLAALLRELRKEAARRKVAEDSMRELNEELEAKVQTRTGQLLAAQEELVRKEKLALLGQVADTVGHELRNPLGVINNAAYFLQTVLADADGTVREYLDIIKDETANAERIVSDLLDAVRTKQPHQAVVDVADVIGQTLRKCDIPASISVKLDIPKTLPVVRVDPMHLYQVFWNLVTNAVEAMPEGGTLEIRAAEEPQVLRISIKDSGSGITPEQMDKLFQPLFTTKVRRVGLGLVVVKNLTQANGGSVEVESEPGKGSVFTITLPSGS, from the coding sequence ATGAATGAGATTTTGCGACAGGCCTTGAAACGACTTGTTCAGTATTTGCTCAAGCTGGGCATGCTGCAACTGACCGTGTTGTTCGTGACGGTGGCAGTGCTGTTTTCGATGGCGATCGTTTTGGTCATCGACTTGTCGTGGGATGGGCGCCTCAATGCCGAACTGGAATTCGCCGGCGTCGTCACGCCCTTCTTCGATGCACTGCTGATCGTCGGTCTGCTGGCGGCTTTGCTCAGGGAGCTTCGCAAGGAAGCGGCACGGCGCAAGGTGGCGGAAGATTCCATGCGCGAACTGAACGAGGAGTTGGAGGCGAAAGTACAGACAAGGACCGGTCAGTTGCTCGCGGCGCAGGAAGAACTGGTGCGCAAGGAAAAGCTGGCGCTGCTCGGCCAGGTCGCCGATACGGTAGGGCATGAACTGCGCAACCCGCTGGGCGTGATCAACAATGCGGCGTACTTCCTCCAGACCGTGCTTGCCGATGCGGACGGAACCGTCAGGGAATATCTGGACATCATCAAGGACGAGACCGCGAACGCCGAGCGCATCGTGTCCGACCTGCTGGATGCGGTGCGCACCAAACAGCCACACCAGGCAGTGGTCGACGTGGCCGACGTGATCGGGCAGACCCTGCGCAAGTGCGATATCCCAGCCTCAATCAGCGTCAAGCTGGACATTCCGAAAACGCTGCCCGTCGTCCGTGTCGATCCTATGCATCTGTATCAGGTGTTCTGGAATCTGGTCACCAATGCTGTTGAAGCCATGCCGGAAGGCGGCACGCTGGAGATACGCGCAGCCGAAGAACCACAGGTGCTGCGCATCAGTATCAAGGATAGCGGCAGCGGCATCACACCGGAACAGATGGACAAACTGTTTCAGCCGCTGTTCACTACCAAGGTGCGCCGTGTCGGGCTGGGACTGGTCGTGGTGAAGAACCTGACGCAGGCCAACGGCGGCAGCGTGGAGGTGGAGAGCGAACCGGGAAAGGGCAGCGTGTTCACCATCACGCTGCCAAGCGGGAGTTAG
- a CDS encoding ATP-binding protein, with amino-acid sequence MQTWFSAEWERLIAVKARDEEEERLGRLFNTLMVISSWISVLLSIVFLLMQPLGFLPPLISWFAAAFPIAVIPISIFCLVQARRGHIRPMIRLYVWSNLVAIGAAAWTFDGLVSPAWVLYFWTVTIGGILLTPATALWMTGGVLAFYLLMLLLSQAGLYTPLLVPGAAGREYVHMSLVLIMLALTVGMLTYLNMRSLQQALWTLRERTRQLMTAQDELVRKEKLAVLGQVAGSVGHELRNPLGVMSNAVYYLKTVLGDADQGTKDYLNIIESEIANSERIVSDLLDSVRTKPPQIQQVVIAELIGQTLGKLTIPPVVQVKLDIPETLPPLRVDPLQMQQVFRNLITNGIEAMQDGGTLAIRAMTDTSAGTVSVGVQDSGAGVTREQLGKLFQPLFTTKARGIGLGLVVVKNLTEANGGRVEVQSEPGKGSVFRVILPAAE; translated from the coding sequence TTGCAGACATGGTTTTCTGCGGAATGGGAACGCTTGATCGCGGTGAAGGCGCGCGATGAAGAAGAGGAGCGCTTGGGGCGTCTTTTCAATACCCTGATGGTGATCAGCAGCTGGATCTCCGTTTTGCTTTCCATCGTCTTTCTGCTGATGCAGCCACTTGGTTTTCTTCCCCCTCTGATAAGTTGGTTTGCGGCGGCTTTCCCCATTGCCGTCATTCCCATTTCGATCTTCTGCCTGGTGCAGGCCAGGCGCGGTCATATCCGGCCGATGATTCGTCTTTACGTCTGGTCCAACCTGGTCGCCATCGGCGCTGCGGCCTGGACATTCGATGGATTGGTCTCGCCGGCCTGGGTGCTCTATTTCTGGACGGTAACCATAGGCGGCATCCTGTTGACACCTGCAACCGCTCTTTGGATGACCGGGGGGGTGCTGGCCTTCTATCTGCTGATGTTGCTCCTGTCCCAGGCCGGTCTTTACACACCGCTCTTGGTTCCGGGGGCCGCTGGGCGCGAGTATGTCCACATGTCTCTGGTGCTGATCATGCTGGCCTTAACCGTCGGTATGCTGACCTATTTGAACATGCGCAGCCTGCAGCAGGCATTGTGGACTTTAAGGGAGCGCACCCGCCAATTGATGACAGCCCAGGATGAACTGGTGCGCAAGGAGAAACTGGCGGTGCTGGGGCAGGTGGCCGGCAGCGTCGGACACGAATTGCGCAATCCGCTGGGAGTGATGAGCAACGCCGTGTATTACCTGAAAACCGTGCTGGGCGACGCCGACCAGGGGACCAAGGACTACCTGAACATCATCGAAAGTGAGATCGCCAATTCCGAGCGCATCGTGTCCGACCTGCTGGATTCGGTGCGTACCAAGCCGCCGCAAATCCAGCAGGTCGTCATCGCGGAATTGATAGGCCAGACCCTGGGAAAACTCACGATCCCGCCCGTTGTGCAAGTCAAGCTGGACATTCCGGAAACGTTGCCGCCCTTGCGGGTGGATCCGTTGCAGATGCAACAGGTATTCCGTAACCTGATCACCAATGGTATCGAGGCCATGCAGGATGGCGGTACACTGGCGATACGCGCCATGACCGATACGTCAGCGGGCACGGTTTCCGTCGGAGTGCAAGATAGCGGTGCCGGCGTGACGCGGGAACAGTTGGGCAAGCTGTTCCAGCCGTTGTTCACCACCAAGGCGCGAGGCATCGGCCTTGGGCTGGTGGTGGTGAAGAACCTGACCGAGGCTAACGGCGGCAGGGTGGAAGTGCAAAGCGAGCCGGGCAAAGGCTCGGTGTTTCGTGTCATCCTTCCGGCAGCGGAATGA
- a CDS encoding ATP-binding protein — MLITKTNKPAQHFFSLKWRALAIFSLLLLAITSFSTFYFYFNLSNQFELERKSSYEKQLRELDGLVSQSSAKLLTLADLVPSMSGMEAQLLTGNARNVTQAFDRHWQSLQLGAAVDMAQIYSANNELVQSWRLEDVDLPDPMLIRGYVQEVNKTEHPLTFLDCTNKCMQIALSPMLARDMSAGVIVLGTTLAAGIVNFKEVSGADVGILNVERRERMTAAEDARYIANWHVRVSALTSLEQNLSLLQSVSARKPSVDQLSAGREIFNGREFEIHLLPARNFSASGDAYFVLIDDITRSVSQIREVNRKNILVGVVGLILSESLLLLILWSPLSRLRRTAGVLPLLAQNDFEQIRNAVSRPLRKGRYRDEFDMLDDTLVTVSQQLETLQAEVAQRTAELSEANKLLGNLNEELDRKVKERTRQLLEAQDELVRKEKLAVLGQVAGSVGHELRNPLGVMSNAVYFLQTVLADADDSVKEYLSIIKNEITGSERIVSDLLDSVRIKPPHPEAVSVAELIEQSLRKCTVPPSVTVKLDIPATLPALRVDALQIHQVLRNLMSNGMEAMPEGGVLEIRAVADEAAKTVTLHVKDSGIGITPEQLGKLFQPLFTTKARGIGLGLVVVKNLTQANGGRVEVQSEPGKGTTFSITLPSEGPEGGGT, encoded by the coding sequence ATGCTCATAACGAAAACGAATAAACCAGCGCAGCATTTCTTCAGCTTGAAGTGGCGCGCGCTGGCCATATTCAGCCTGCTGTTGCTGGCAATCACTTCGTTTTCCACGTTCTATTTCTACTTCAATCTATCCAACCAGTTCGAACTGGAGCGGAAGTCCAGCTATGAAAAGCAGCTGAGGGAACTCGATGGACTGGTCAGTCAGTCCTCGGCCAAGCTGTTGACTCTGGCTGACCTCGTCCCTTCCATGAGCGGGATGGAGGCTCAATTGTTGACCGGGAATGCCAGAAACGTCACGCAAGCTTTTGACAGGCACTGGCAATCCCTGCAATTGGGGGCGGCGGTCGATATGGCCCAGATATATTCCGCTAACAACGAGTTGGTTCAAAGCTGGAGATTAGAGGACGTCGATCTTCCCGATCCCATGTTGATTCGTGGCTACGTTCAGGAGGTCAACAAGACGGAGCACCCATTGACGTTCCTGGATTGCACCAACAAATGCATGCAGATTGCTCTCTCTCCCATGCTGGCCCGGGACATGAGCGCCGGAGTCATTGTGCTGGGAACGACGCTGGCCGCGGGGATTGTGAATTTCAAGGAGGTTTCCGGCGCGGACGTCGGGATATTGAATGTTGAAAGGCGCGAGCGCATGACCGCAGCCGAAGATGCGAGATATATCGCCAATTGGCACGTCCGCGTATCGGCGCTGACCAGTCTCGAACAGAATCTATCTCTGTTGCAGTCGGTGTCAGCCAGGAAACCATCCGTCGATCAGCTTTCAGCTGGGAGAGAGATCTTCAATGGGCGGGAATTTGAAATACACCTGTTGCCGGCCAGGAACTTTTCCGCAAGCGGTGATGCGTATTTTGTCCTGATCGATGACATCACCCGGAGTGTTTCTCAGATCCGGGAAGTAAACAGGAAAAACATTCTCGTCGGCGTGGTCGGTTTGATCCTTTCTGAATCGCTGTTGTTGTTGATTCTTTGGAGCCCTCTTTCGCGGTTGAGACGCACCGCGGGCGTATTACCTCTGCTTGCCCAGAACGATTTTGAGCAAATACGTAATGCTGTGAGCCGTCCCCTGCGCAAAGGTCGGTACAGGGACGAGTTCGATATGCTCGACGACACGCTTGTCACTGTCTCGCAGCAACTTGAGACTCTTCAGGCCGAGGTTGCCCAACGGACTGCCGAATTGAGTGAGGCCAACAAGTTGCTGGGAAATCTGAACGAAGAATTGGACCGGAAAGTGAAGGAGCGCACCCGGCAATTGCTGGAGGCGCAGGACGAATTGGTGCGCAAGGAGAAGCTGGCGGTGCTGGGCCAGGTGGCCGGCAGCGTGGGTCATGAGTTGCGCAATCCTCTCGGTGTGATGAGCAATGCCGTGTACTTTTTGCAGACCGTGCTGGCCGATGCAGACGACAGCGTCAAGGAGTACCTGAGCATCATCAAGAACGAGATCACCGGTTCCGAGCGCATCGTGTCCGATCTGCTGGATTCAGTGCGTATCAAGCCGCCGCATCCGGAAGCGGTCAGTGTGGCCGAATTGATCGAGCAGTCCCTGCGCAAATGCACCGTGCCGCCGTCCGTCACGGTGAAGCTGGACATCCCGGCAACGCTGCCGGCCCTGCGGGTGGATGCCCTGCAGATCCACCAGGTGCTGCGCAATCTCATGAGCAACGGCATGGAGGCGATGCCGGAAGGCGGGGTACTGGAGATCCGGGCAGTGGCAGACGAAGCTGCAAAGACTGTCACCCTTCATGTAAAGGACAGCGGCATCGGCATTACGCCCGAACAATTAGGCAAGCTGTTCCAGCCGCTGTTCACCACCAAGGCTCGCGGCATCGGACTCGGGCTGGTGGTGGTGAAGAACCTGACGCAAGCCAATGGCGGCAGGGTGGAAGTGCAGAGCGAGCCGGGCAAGGGCACTACGTTTTCCATTACCCTGCCGAGCGAGGGGCCGGAAGGCGGCGGGACATGA
- a CDS encoding GGDEF domain-containing response regulator: MKTKEKILIVDDDPNLRKTLADILTVKGYATAVAANGAEAIAAAEHGIVSLALVDLMLPDMHGLEVMARIKAISPLTEVIILTGHASMDSAIEATGRGAFSYLLKPYQMDELLQNIRHAVERKQAQEEILRLASFPKLTPNPVIELDSAGEVTYANPVAEKLFPGLIEAGQSHPLLHGLNEPIAELRRNRPMSEVVHESVVGEATYELHVSYVQEIDLIRVYVLDISQRKRAEKEIYLLATTDSLTGIANRREFFGILENEMNRARRYGSPLSLVMYDLDHFKRVNDTYGHDVGDVVLQTVTGLVKQNIRTVDVAARWGGEEFMVMMPQSALDVARSAAERLRLAVASHPFDKVGEVTASFGVTAFVPQDDSNSLLKRVDDALYRAKERGRNRVEVLDAEVDFK, from the coding sequence GTGAAAACCAAGGAAAAGATCCTGATAGTGGACGATGACCCGAATCTCAGGAAGACGCTTGCCGATATCCTGACGGTCAAAGGTTACGCAACGGCTGTCGCCGCCAATGGGGCCGAGGCGATCGCGGCGGCGGAACATGGAATAGTCAGTCTGGCGCTGGTAGACCTGATGCTGCCGGACATGCACGGACTTGAGGTCATGGCGCGCATCAAGGCCATATCTCCTTTGACGGAGGTGATCATTCTGACCGGCCATGCTTCCATGGACAGCGCCATCGAGGCTACCGGGCGGGGCGCGTTCTCCTACCTCCTCAAGCCGTACCAGATGGATGAATTGCTGCAGAACATCCGGCACGCCGTAGAACGCAAGCAGGCACAGGAGGAGATACTCCGCCTGGCGTCATTCCCCAAGCTGACCCCCAATCCGGTGATCGAACTCGACTCTGCCGGCGAGGTGACCTATGCCAATCCGGTGGCCGAGAAATTGTTTCCAGGCCTGATTGAGGCTGGGCAGTCACATCCACTGTTGCATGGTCTGAATGAACCGATTGCCGAGCTGCGCCGGAACAGGCCGATGAGCGAGGTGGTTCATGAGTCCGTTGTCGGCGAAGCGACCTATGAACTTCATGTTTCCTACGTCCAGGAAATCGACCTCATCCGTGTCTATGTGCTGGATATCAGCCAGCGCAAGCGCGCGGAGAAGGAGATCTACCTGCTCGCCACCACGGACAGCCTGACGGGCATCGCCAACCGCAGGGAGTTTTTCGGCATTCTGGAAAATGAGATGAATCGCGCCAGACGATACGGTAGCCCGTTGTCGTTGGTCATGTATGACCTCGACCACTTCAAGCGGGTAAACGATACTTACGGGCATGACGTGGGCGATGTCGTCTTGCAGACCGTCACCGGACTGGTGAAACAGAATATTCGTACGGTTGACGTCGCCGCGCGCTGGGGGGGGGAAGAGTTCATGGTGATGATGCCGCAGTCTGCCCTGGATGTCGCGAGAAGTGCGGCGGAGAGGCTGAGGCTGGCCGTCGCCTCCCACCCTTTCGACAAGGTCGGCGAAGTCACAGCGAGTTTCGGGGTGACCGCATTTGTGCCGCAGGACGATTCCAACTCGCTGCTGAAGAGGGTGGATGATGCCCTCTACCGGGCGAAGGAGCGGGGCCGGAACCGTGTCGAGGTTCTGGACGCCGAAGTGGATTTCAAATGA